In the Triticum aestivum cultivar Chinese Spring chromosome 2B, IWGSC CS RefSeq v2.1, whole genome shotgun sequence genome, agtctggaccactcccggtgatgccAGTAGTttgagagttcatgtattcaccgtgtgttaatgctttgttctgattctctattaaaaggatgccttactATCCATTAGTTTcgagtaggaccccgctgccatgggagggtaggacaaaagatgtcatgcaagttctttccataagcacgcatgactatttacggaatacatgcctacattatatttatgaactggagctagagtcgtatcgccctaggttataactgtctcatgatgaatatcatccaatgagccaccgatccaatgcctacaaatttatcttatattgttcttgctaagttactattgttgctactgctatcattactgctacaaaacactactatcactgttaccgttattgttgctactgttacttcatcaaagctatcatattattgtgttactaatcactttgctgcagataattaatctctgggtgtggttgaattgacaattcagctgctaataccttcaaatattctttggctccccttgtgttgaatctataaatttgggttgaatactctaccttcgaaaactattgcgatcccctatagttgtgggttatcaaagccctgctcggatcacttcaccatcactgtcaccacaccgtcgtgctgacacaactctccctcgacactttgctggatcaagagttcgtgggacgtcatcgagctgaacgtgtgtagaaatcggaggtgtcgtatgtttgatacttgatcggtcagagcgagaagaagttcgattacatcaaccgcgttagcaaacgcttccgctttcggtctacgagggtacgtggacacactctccccctcttgttgctatgcatctcctagatagatcttgcgtgagcgtaggaatttttttgaatttgcatgctacgtttcccaacaacgaGATGGTGCCCATTGCAAACGGCTGGCTGACCCTATGTGCGCGACACACATAGTCCATACTGGCACCAAGTTCGTCAGACAAAAGCTTGGAAGACAATGACCGATCGAATGAGGAGGCACCTGACAACTAGCCCGAGCCCGCGTCTGGCTTCACCATGGCACGAGCATATATGCACTTCGAGGCTGTCATGGTGGAGGAGGAGCCTGCACCGGCGGTTTCCGCATTCCGGGCAGTGCAGGCTCCTCAACCAGCACCGGctgagagcatctacaaccggacgtggAAAATCCGGCCCCCTATATGCCCGTGGGCGCATCCGGACACAGCTCCCACCGGCCCCTCATATGTTGCGCCCCACATTCACATACCTCAAATGTCGATcattaagtgttggggaacgcggtaatttcaaaaaaattcctacgatcacacaagatctatctaggtgatgcatagcaacgagaggggagagtgttatctacgtaccctcatagaccgaaagcggaagcgttatgacaacacggttgatgtagtcgcacatcttcacgatccaactgatcctagcaccgaaggtacggcacctccgcgatctacacacgttcagctcggtgacgtcccacgaattcTAGATcaagctgaggtcgagggagattttcatcagcatgacggcgtggtgacggtgatgatgaagttaccagtgtagggcttcgcttaagcactacgacgatatgaccgaggtggaaaactgtggagaggggcaccgcacacggctaaaagatcaacttgatcaacttatgtgtctatggggtgcccccctcccccgtatataaaggaggagaggggaggccggccggccctccttggcccgcccccaagaggggaatcctactaggactccaagtcctagtaggtttccacctaaagggagagagggggaaggaaggaaagggagagggggaaggaaagaggggcgccccccttccttgtcctattcggactcaagggggaggggcgcgtggcctgccctggccgcctctctctctctccctccactaaggcccatcgaggcccattagttcccccgggggttccgataactctccggcactccgtttttatccgaaacttctccagaacatttccggtgtccgaatatagtcgtcgaatatatcaatctttatgtctcaaccatttcgagactcctcgtcatgtccatgatcatatccgtgactccaaacaaccttctgtacatcatatcacataaactcataataccaatcgtcatcgaacgttaagcgtgcagaccccacgggttcgagaactatgtagacatgaccgagacatgtctccggtcaataaccaatagcggaacttggatgctcatattggttcctacatattctatgaagatctttattggtcaaaccgcttaacaacatatgttgttccctttgtcatcggtatgttacttgcccgaaatttgatcgttggtatcatcatacctagttcaatctcgttaccggcaagtctctttactcgttccgtaatacttcatcccgcaactaactcactagtcacaatgcttgcaaggtttatagtgatgagtattaccgagagggcccagagatacctctacgaaacacggactgacaaatcctaatctcagtctatgccaacccaacaaacaccttcagagacacctgtagagcaccctataatcacccatttatgttgtgacgtttgatagcacacaaagtgttcctccgtatttgggagtagcataatctcatagtctaaggaacttgtataagtcatgacaAAGCAGTAGCCATGAAACTATcacggtcataatgctaagctaacggatgggtcatgtccatcaaatgacaacacatgtctatggttaggaaacataaccatctttgattaacgagctagtcaagtagaggcatactagggactatatgttttgtctatgtattcacacatgtactaagtttctggttaatacaattctagcatgaataataaacatttatcatgaattaaggaaataagtaataactttattattgcctctagcatatttccttcattaagtccatgcaatccatgcacgtcgatcatacgTACAAATTGTCTGAATTCAACAGTTCGAAACAAAGCTAAGCAAATCATAGTTCAAAAAACCGGGCATGCCAAAATGAAATCAATGTCCGAGCATGAGGGATGGCTTCGGACCACTGGCCGGACGACTGCTCCAAGCGGAATGCCTCGTACTCCAGGCACAATGTGTCCTACTCGTCCTGCTCTGCTTGCATCCGAGCCgcagccgccctcgccgcctcATACTCCCTACGGTCATTGatctccttcttcttgtccgcaAGCCACTTCTTCATATGATCATCCAAGAGGAGACAGGTGCTCCACCATGTTTGAACCTCCCTGCGCCGCTGCCTCCCTCTCTCGCTGTCGACGTCGCTGCAACTTCCGAGCGGCGTTCTTCGCCTTGCAAGTCGGAGCCATTGAAGGAACGCCGATGGACGAGGTGGACTGCGTCTCCGTCGCGGCGGTCGGGGGCATGCTAGATGACATCTTCAGCGGTGGATCGATACCAGTGGTGAGGATGGGGAGTAAGGATGGAGGACGGCGAGGGTTCGAGCGCGGGAAAGGTTGGAGGGCGACGGGAGGAGGAGGAAAGtttggtggatttggtgcaatttcgGTGGGGTCGGACTGTCGGGTCCGACGTTGCGGACTTGCTCGGGCGCGCCCGGGCACCCCATATCCGCCCAATATTTggactggatatgaggggtgtcggtaGGTCCGgacgtttgaggcccgtttaaAGAGCTCGTCTAGGTTGAAAAATCATGATTGGACGGCCTACCCGGGcgtttttttctcgaatatgcacgagtgtgcatatcatatattaaggAAGAAGGGCAAAAGAATGCCTCCACCGTTAGTTACAAGAGTTTACATAAAACTTCACTCCTCACGCCCCCCATCGCGCTAAGCGACTAAAGAAGGGTGCTACATCTCCTTTTAGCAGGCCGGCCGACAACCAAACTAAACCCTCTAGTCTAATTCTACCAAGTAGAGCCTCACATGCTCACACGAAAATCGCGCTCTGTCAAAGACAATTGCATCCCTGTGCTTCCATAGTTCCACAATGTATGCCCAAGGATAGTCTACTATTCCTTTGTACTGGCTTTGTTAGGTCCATTCTTGCCGCACAACCATGGCGTGAGAGAATCATGTTGCGACGGCACCCAATCCGGCTTCCCCAAGGTCTGACAGATCTCAGCCCAGATCACCCTGGCAAAAACATAAGTAAGCAAGATGTGGTTGATAGATTCCTCCTCCTGGTCGTAAAAGGGGCACGTATCCTGATGCAGTAGTCCTCGCCTTGCCAGGCGGTCCGACGTGCAGCATCTATCCCGCAGGACAAGCCATGTGAAGAATTTGCATTGTGAGGGCGCCCTCGATTTCCAAGTGAGATCCGTCGTGGGTGCCACTTCTCTCGCCTAGAACTTTGCCGCATATGCCAATCGAACCGTGAACTGCCTGTTATCCTCCCAAGACCAAGAAAATTTGTCTTGCATGTCCTCTGTAGGCTCCCAAGAAACCCGCCCgggcgtatgaggcgggtttgaggcgtccggctgtagatgctctgacGTAGGGACTCTCTAGCTTTTGCTCGGTTTTGAAAAAGGATTTGTATAGGGGACACATCTAGATGcgacataattatgtcacatctaaattgatgttcactctgtttgtggtctttttcttttgtcctagttttttttcttgttgctgcattatatatttaTAGTAGCTTAGAtatgacatccttaaaaaacaccTAGACATGAATTAGTCAAACTGTTTGAAAAATATCTCGAAATGCAACAACCAAAATAGAcctacactctctctctctctccgtgagCCGAGTGAGGTTGTGGCTGGTTGGCTGCCGACGCGCATGGCGGATCGACACATCGGCTACATGCATTGATGCATGTCCCCCGACAAGCCATCCACGTACCCCCGtgaccgatcgatcgatcgatcgatggagCCATGGACGGACGTTACGGGACAACTGGACCTCGCCCGCGGGCCTCCTCGCCGGCCGCGTCAACTTACGTACTCCGTGGAGCTGGCCCCATCCTGGCAGCCTGACAGGTCAGCCAGGCTCCCCCCATGCACGCCCGATCACGCGACACTGGCGCCGGCCACGCGCGCGCGCTCCGCGTGGCGCGGCCGCCGTCGCCATCAGCCCCTATCTCGCCGGACGCGGCGCAGCTGATCCACCGTGGCCCACGCAAGCGAGCAAGCACACCTGCACTGCACACCTTCTTCTTTCCCCCACGCAAGCCCGCCCGCCCCCCGCTCCGCTCCGACCCGTCCGCCTCCCTCCCCGGGTCCCCCGCACGCGCGCCCGTGACGCGCCAGcccgcggtcgccgtcgccgtcgatcTGATGCACATATATTCCGAATTCCCGATGTGTACGTGCACTCTCAGTCTCTCAGTACGCCAAGGGAGAAGAAACGCGTCGAGGGGTGACTTTTCTCTTCTTTTGCTTTGCGTGCAGTACGTGATAATTAATTAGCTCGATCGTCTGTACTGATCAATGATCATCAGTGGCAATGACGGGTTATACACGCGCTATGGCATGGGTCATACGCTTGCTCACTGACGTTAACAGAGCAAGTATAGTCATTAATGAATGAATGAATACTCTCTACGGTTCATTTTGTTttttactccctctgtttttatttactccgcatattagctttggtcaaagtcaagctttgcaaACTTTGATAAAGTTTATGGAcgaaaatattaacatatacaataacaaatcaataccattagattcattgttgaatgtacttccacatcatatagattttttatggtaaatatttatattcttttgtatatatttggtcaaactttacaaagtttgacttcagtcaactctaatatgcggagtaaataaaaacggagggagtacatatgctGGCAGCCATGGATGGATCCGATCTTGGCTCGTAAGATACGGAGTACGAGCAGGTACAGTGCACTGTGCAGTATGCTGTACCCGGTGGGCGCAACGGTTAAGCCAAGCAACCGGCCTGGCTCTGGCTCTGGCTCAGCGCGAGGAGTATACGGTACCGCATGCATGCCggccggcctcgccctcgcgcaAGCATGTATACCGTGGTCTATACTCCACGGGCGCCGGCCGGCCGTCCAGCCAGAGCCAGGCGGACACCGCACTGCACCGCAGCGGCCTCGCTCTGTCGGCACGCATCTAGCCCAGTGCATGCGCTGATGCACCATGTACTACACCTCAAGGGTGAAGAAGCCTCATGACTCATGagacaagaagaagcaacaccaccATGCTCCATGTTCATATCAACGGACCTCTCGCCGCGCCGTATAGTTTCGTACGCGTGCGTAGCTATCTATGCGCCTATGTGCACGCCTCATGGTCCAGGCGAAAAGATGGATCCTTCTGCGCCAGgcacatgcatgtacatccatgtggGTCGATGGATGGATGGCAAGCCTCGAgcagtcgtcgtcgtcgttgtggtGACATGTTACATGTACTACTAGTACGTACGTACTCGGCCATGGACATGCACGCACGGCAATAAAGAGAGGCAAAGGTTGGGAGCTCgcagaaagaaaggaagaaaagaccCTCGTCCTACGAGCGATGGGTGGATCCCTACGCTCTTTAATGCACCCTTTCTGTCCCTTAAAAAGGCAGGCAGCCGGCGAGCCCTCTTCCATTCCGTCCGCCTCGCCCTCGCATGTGCTGCCACACACCGCCTCGCCTCTCCTGccggccgcccgcttcttctttagGTAGGTAGGTAGCTTAGCTAGCTTGCTCGGTTGATCTCatgccgtcgtcgtcgtcccctcGCGCGCCGGCGCCGAGCAGGGGTggtggctcggcggcggcgaggggctgcgTGGACATGGACGCCAACACCACGTTCGTGCAGGCCGACCCGGCCACGTTCCGCGCGCTCGTGCAGAGGCTCACGGGCGCGCCGGGGGGAGCTGCAGCCGCGGCGGCGCAGGCTACCGAGAGGCAGCACGCCGCGGGCGCCGCCATGGTGCCGGTGGTGCCGATGAGGCGGCCTAAGCTGCAGGAGAGGCGGCGCGCGACGCCGGCCAGGCTGGAGCTCGCCCGGCCGCAGCCGTTCTACTACCACCACGGCCACcagcaccaccatcaccaccaccaacaccaccacggGCTCATGCAATACTCGCCGGTGTCGACCATGGACTACGCccacatctcctcctcctcctcgtcaccctccccgtcgccgccctcgtcgtgCTCCTGCGGGGTGGTGATaagcaaggaggaggtggagagggaGGAGAAGGCCATCGCCTCCAAGGCCTTCTACCTGCACTCATCACCAAGAGCCGCCCCCGGCGCCGGAGGCGACGCCGCCGAGAGGCCCAAGCTGCTGCCCCTGTTCCCCGTCCACTCCCCCCGGGGCTCCTCCTTCGCCTAGCTCTAGTAATTAGCCATCACCTCTAGGCTCTAGCTAGACTCCGGTCAACCCCGCCATTAATCCCCACGACCGACATGCCGTGTTTAATTCTCTGTACCACCTAGCTGTTTCACATTAGATGATCCATGACCGGACCAGTGTTGCTTCCTAATTATGCTTGATTTGGTTGCTCAACTCTTGCTTTCTCTCTACATTTCCATTTTCCCACTAATATTACATCCATTCGTGCAAGTCTTAATTTCATTTCTTTACACACAAGTACTCCAAGTATCTTAAGCATAAAAACCTGCGGTCAAAGCTATTTATTGCCTTGTTTCATTTCCACGCATACAATTGCTAAACATAGAAACTGAGGTCAAGGTgcctttttttcgaaaaggaggagatctcggcctctgcatcagagcgaTGCATACGGTCACGTTTATTAAAAAACAAATAAGTTCAATACAGGTCTTGAAGTCTGAGGTCAAAGTAACTACTAACGGCCTtttgaaagaagaagaaaaaatcgtCCTCTAAGAGAAGTCAACAAACTTTGGGAAAACGTACGAGAAAGGCATCATCGACCAATTGCCCGAAAGGCGCATGTGATCTTTCAGCGCGAGCTGCGCGTAAGTTTCGAACATTATCTATCTGCCCATGCATGAACGGAGGGAGCTGATTGACATCTTGCGATCGTGTTGTTGGTCACGAAAGTTGGGTAGGAATCGGATGCCGACGTCAATTGGTTATTCGATCTCCGCTCTTGCCCGCCTGTGGGGAGAGGGCAGCAAACATAGATCTTTCCGCATCTTGCATGTGGGGGCCCGTGGAATATATTTCGTGGGTGCGCCTAGAAGATTTAGTACTAGCAGTCACGGGCACCATGCCGGAGGGTGGTCTACCTACACGCATGTTGTTATGAATCGGATGTGTGGTGGGTCGGATAGGGTTTGTGCGTCAAACGTAGTATTCATTTGGAATTAATAGATGTTTGACGATTGTTGGAGCATCTTTAACTGGACTCCAAATCCTTGGTATGTCCGTGTGGATAGCTTGGACACTGCCCAGACGAATAAACGTCATCCAACTAGCTTTCTCATATTCAAGCCGTATGTTCGGGTTGTCCAACACCCCTCAAACTCAGTCTATATGTGAAGCGAATTTGGGGTCATCGGGACGAGTCCACCATGTCGGATCTAACAGGAATAAATACACCACAAATCTCTCAAAATTGACCAAATCGACCGACTCACCCACTCTATCCTTCCCTTCTAGCGTCCATGTTGCCGACGTCGACTCCTGCCACCATGGAGAATGGCTCGGCCGATTTCATGGGGTCCCTACCGTTGGGAATAAGGCTGAGACCATCGCCAACAAGGAATAGCTAGCATACCGCATACCCGACAATGCACCCGTGAGAAGGCCGAAAAGGAAGTTGCGGTGAAGGACGCATTGACGTGGAGTTTGCCATGTCTGCTCTAGCGTCTTCCGCCACGCCCGCTCCCCACGTCGTTCAGCTTCGCAATGGCTAGGCATTCCAGATGCCTTCACGCAAGAGTCAAACGCTTCCCTGGATACAGTGTATGAGTCTCTAGAACTCCAACGGATGTGGACAATGTTCGGAACCTCGAGTGTTGGACATGCAAACCAACTATTCGAGGAAATTCTTCAACCTGATATGCAATTTTTTTGCCCCATATGCATTGTTGGGACCGATTTTAATATGGTAGTTTCAGTGTGATGCACGTTTAGGACTCATTCATGATGGATATGATAAATGATGGTCAAGGTGGAGGAACAGGCAGACATGGGACTGAATCAGGGAGGAATAGACACTTGAGGGGGAGAACTGGGAGAAGGATAGGATCATGCATGAGGGCGCGACAAGCAAAATGTCCACCACATATACAAACATCTTCTGCAACAACCGGGGGAGGGGGTGGTGAAGAAAATGGAGGAGAAGACAGAGCAAAGGTACAAGCTCTTCTTGAATGTGCGAAGCGAGAGGATGGACCCCGACTGGGAAAGGATGCACAGGGGGATGGCAATTAAGAGGGAGAGGATGGGCATGTACAAGATAGGGAAAATGGCAAAAAATGGAAGCTTGACAAGGCAAAGACATATGAGATAATTGAGCATGCAAAAGAGAATGTGAGGCTAGCAAGGGTCACAGAGGAGTCGATATTATGTTGGAGAATGTGTGCCTCTTGGATGAGGAAAGtaaacaaaaggaaaaaagatCAACGAGCACAATAACACAGTTAATTCAATTGTGTATCACCTATTTATGAATTGTTGAATTTTATTTCCCGTGAAGTATTTGGGATGGTGTTGAAATGTTGAGTGTTACACGACGGGGGAACTGGGATTTTTTAACTACATCCAGGATAGTTACACAATGCACTAGGAGGCAAGATGGTCTTTTCACCTCACACTTAACCCCATTACTGCCCAAAATGGATAGAAGTAGCATATAAGGAACAAAAAACTACTTTaggtgtcaaatagggaagaaaattTTGTTATGGGCCAAATAGGAAAGCaaattttaagaaagggccaaataaggaattctctccatACTCACATTAACCAAGTGTGGCTAGAGATGCTCTTCGGTCCATCGTCTTCCTTTCAAAAATATGTATGTTACGATCATGGTACTTGGTTTTCATTTCACACATGTGGTGAAAGAAAGTCGAACAAATTCATCGAGATCATTATTACAACATTTCAGCTAATCACTTTCTCACACCAAACGATAAAAGCTAGCCAAAAGGTCCATGAGAGTGTGATCTTGGTGGGCATTGATTCCGTAGCCATGGTTATTAGTTGTGACATGTCACACTTTAATTTCTTAGGGCACATCCAACGATGATCTTTAAAATGGACACTATTTGTCCGTGTACTGGTTCGGACCAGTTCGTGGACATTGATGTAGGAGCCGGTCAACGAACCATGTCCCATAAATGTCTATTTACACACATGAGCATGTCGCGGTTGAGGAAAGAGAGGGGATGTCCGGATGTCCAACGTTGTGGCTTTTGGTTGGCTGGACGTATGTCCGACTCCCCCAAAGCCCTCCAACTTTGCTTCTGGTTTGCCCTAATTTGACGTCCGGATCAGTTCGTTGACATTTAAGGGATAGCATTGGATGACAAAAAGTGTCTGGACTCCCGCAAAGGACATATAGGGGTGATTTGAGGGTCCACGTTGAAGATACCCTTATGTgtccttcctttttccttttttccataAATTTATCCATATAAATTTTGAGAAAGCTCGGCTACGGCTAGTAAGAAAGGATGCTCTATTTCTACTTGGAGCATCATCGCCGAAAAATAGCACTAGCTAGTGTACTGGCCTCTTATATTCCAAGGACTTCTGCAAGAATTTTAGAGGATTGTAATCCTaatgtcaagtctaggacttgaattcTAGTGTGTTGGGAATACCATTCTTCTCCTA is a window encoding:
- the LOC123042447 gene encoding VQ motif-containing protein 31, with amino-acid sequence MPSSSSPRAPAPSRGGGSAAARGCVDMDANTTFVQADPATFRALVQRLTGAPGGAAAAAAQATERQHAAGAAMVPVVPMRRPKLQERRRATPARLELARPQPFYYHHGHQHHHHHHQHHHGLMQYSPVSTMDYAHISSSSSSPSPSPPSSCSCGVVISKEEVEREEKAIASKAFYLHSSPRAAPGAGGDAAERPKLLPLFPVHSPRGSSFA